A single genomic interval of Mucilaginibacter robiniae harbors:
- a CDS encoding ABC transporter substrate-binding protein, translated as MTSAPNHRLPLSGSKKLLWLLALTVVGACSPKVRSVGTNRPMPQPHTVPPAPTQKQPDVPTTANKPAPKPANGKTSSIALLMPFDLDKLNSARGYSKAELREANIAIDYYQGFRLALDSLTSQGYNYRLQVFDTKDNPAAAHSLSVNPAIRNSNLIVGPVFPESIKAFEGNPLAIRKTIVSPLAPTSPAEFNNPNLVTITPPLEYHAAHTAQYISNRVRPKKVFILKSGFSEDNKYTVPFQHSLDSLSRYKIKVVSFNVTRGNLSALVPQLDKANDNIFIVPAVNQGFLVVTLRSLDTLSKHYPVSVFGHPNWEKFTFLRAEVLQRIKAHITVADRVNYHSSATVNFIKAYRKNFNSEPTAYAYKGFDEGLYFGELLAQETNELSRLDRHDYKALHNNFHFVKKPGQGWVNTHVNLLKYVNFELKQVE; from the coding sequence ATGACATCAGCTCCAAACCACCGGCTACCATTGAGTGGGAGTAAAAAGTTGTTGTGGCTGCTGGCGCTTACGGTAGTAGGCGCCTGCTCACCCAAAGTACGTTCGGTTGGCACCAACAGGCCAATGCCGCAACCTCATACTGTACCACCAGCTCCAACCCAAAAGCAGCCTGATGTTCCAACTACAGCCAATAAGCCTGCTCCTAAGCCTGCTAATGGTAAAACATCAAGCATTGCTCTACTCATGCCCTTTGACTTGGACAAGCTAAATTCGGCACGTGGCTACAGTAAGGCAGAACTACGCGAGGCCAATATCGCCATTGATTATTATCAAGGTTTTCGTTTGGCGCTAGATTCATTGACCAGCCAGGGCTACAATTATCGTTTACAGGTGTTTGACACTAAAGACAATCCGGCAGCTGCGCATAGCTTATCAGTAAATCCGGCTATACGCAACAGCAACCTGATTGTAGGTCCGGTATTTCCTGAAAGCATTAAAGCATTTGAGGGCAATCCATTAGCTATACGTAAAACTATTGTATCGCCCTTGGCCCCCACTTCGCCTGCCGAGTTCAATAATCCTAATCTGGTTACTATTACGCCACCGCTAGAATACCATGCGGCACATACAGCACAATACATCAGCAATCGCGTTCGACCTAAAAAGGTATTTATCTTAAAGTCCGGTTTTAGTGAAGATAACAAGTACACCGTACCTTTTCAGCATAGCTTAGATAGCCTGAGCAGGTACAAAATTAAAGTGGTTAGCTTTAACGTAACCCGCGGCAATTTAAGTGCATTGGTACCGCAGCTGGATAAAGCTAATGATAATATTTTTATTGTACCGGCCGTAAATCAGGGTTTCCTAGTGGTTACCTTACGCTCGTTAGATACCTTGTCTAAACATTATCCGGTTAGTGTATTCGGCCATCCTAATTGGGAAAAGTTTACCTTTTTACGTGCAGAGGTATTACAGCGTATAAAAGCACACATTACAGTGGCCGACCGGGTAAATTACCATAGTTCAGCTACCGTAAACTTTATTAAAGCTTATCGTAAAAACTTCAACAGCGAACCTACCGCTTATGCCTATAAAGGTTTTGACGAAGGCTTATATTTTGGCGAACTACTGGCACAGGAGACGAATGAACTTTCACGACTGGACCGGCACGATTACAAAGCGTTGCACAACAACTTCCACTTTGTGAAAAAACCAGGACAAGGCTGGGTAAACACCCATGTAAACTTGCTGAAATATGTTAACTTCGAGTTAAAACAGGTAGAATGA
- the guaA gene encoding glutamine-hydrolyzing GMP synthase: MPEKILILDFGSQFTQLIARRVRELNIYCEIHPYNHFPEVDSTVKGIILSGSPYSVRQEDAPQFDFKPYHKQLPILGVCYGAQYLAQHNGGEVQPSSTREYGRANLQYINEASPLFKEVPSSSQVWMSHGDTITNITDNFEIIASTDTVKVAAYQIKGSQTYGIQFHPEVTHSLDGKQLLQNFLVDICGCHQEWTSESFIETTIAGLKEKLGDDKVVLGLSGGVDSSVAAVLLHQAIGKNLYCIFVDNGLLRKDEFESVLDSYKHMGLNVRGIDAKQRFYDALAGLTDPEKKRKAIGRVFIEVFDDAAHEVQDVKWLGQGTIYPDVIESVSVKGPSATIKSHHNVGGLPDFMKLKVVEPLNTLFKDEVRRVGRTLGIDDNILGRHPFPGPGLAIRILGEVTPEKVAILQQADAIYINNLRQGGVYDKVWQAGAIYLPVQSVGVMGDERTYENVVCLRAVESLDGMTADWCHLPYELLAKISNEIINNVKGINRVVYDISSKPPATIEWE, from the coding sequence ATGCCAGAAAAAATCCTTATTCTTGATTTCGGCTCACAGTTTACTCAACTTATAGCCCGCCGCGTCAGAGAATTAAATATTTATTGCGAAATTCATCCCTATAATCATTTTCCTGAAGTAGATAGCACGGTTAAAGGCATCATCCTTTCCGGTAGCCCCTACTCTGTTCGTCAGGAAGATGCACCGCAGTTTGATTTTAAGCCTTACCACAAGCAACTGCCTATTTTAGGTGTTTGCTACGGTGCGCAGTACTTAGCCCAACATAACGGTGGCGAAGTACAGCCTTCCAGCACACGCGAATATGGCCGGGCTAACCTGCAATACATTAACGAAGCTAGTCCGCTGTTTAAAGAGGTACCTTCTTCATCACAAGTATGGATGTCTCATGGGGACACGATTACCAATATTACTGATAATTTTGAAATTATTGCCAGCACCGATACGGTAAAAGTGGCCGCTTATCAAATTAAAGGTTCACAAACTTACGGCATACAGTTCCACCCTGAGGTAACCCACAGTTTAGATGGCAAACAGTTGCTACAAAACTTCTTGGTTGATATTTGTGGCTGCCATCAGGAATGGACTTCCGAATCATTTATTGAAACTACCATTGCTGGGCTGAAAGAAAAATTGGGCGACGATAAAGTAGTATTGGGTCTTTCAGGTGGTGTAGATTCATCGGTAGCTGCAGTGTTACTGCATCAAGCTATTGGCAAAAACCTATACTGCATTTTTGTAGATAACGGTTTACTACGTAAAGATGAGTTTGAATCCGTACTGGACTCTTACAAGCACATGGGCCTTAATGTACGAGGCATTGATGCTAAACAACGTTTTTATGATGCACTGGCTGGTTTAACTGACCCAGAGAAAAAACGCAAAGCTATAGGTCGCGTATTTATTGAGGTATTTGATGATGCTGCACATGAAGTTCAGGATGTAAAATGGCTGGGCCAGGGTACTATTTACCCTGATGTGATTGAATCGGTATCAGTTAAAGGACCGTCGGCTACCATCAAATCGCACCATAATGTAGGCGGCTTGCCTGATTTTATGAAGCTGAAAGTGGTAGAGCCGCTAAATACTTTATTTAAAGATGAAGTACGCCGTGTAGGTAGAACCTTAGGCATTGACGATAATATTTTAGGTCGCCATCCTTTCCCTGGTCCTGGCTTAGCTATCAGGATTTTAGGTGAGGTTACGCCAGAAAAGGTGGCTATTCTGCAACAGGCTGATGCTATTTACATCAACAATTTGCGGCAAGGCGGTGTTTACGATAAAGTTTGGCAGGCCGGCGCCATTTATTTGCCGGTACAATCGGTAGGTGTGATGGGTGACGAACGTACATACGAAAACGTAGTTTGCCTACGCGCTGTAGAGTCCCTGGATGGCATGACTGCCGACTGGTGCCACCTACCTTATGAGCTGCTGGCTAAAATATCGAATGAAATTATCAACAACGTTAAAGGCATTAACCGGGTTGTATATGACATCAGCTCCAAACCACCGGCTACCATTGAGTGGGAGTAA
- a CDS encoding tetratricopeptide repeat protein: MSFNWKHQIITILLLLSACGTFAQSAEGVYDKYVDFNLARFEGRTKDAFKLAADINGHTEDLPDKSRIAFYNSLAKLYEDDDQFDKALPLYEKVAVAVPDYYVAHRALGYLYVRKADVAFGNFPAYKQWVEKALPHLEKAQACDPSDETLILIKSLYLKTKNTTPLTTLDTRLKQLSKSCLDVLSDN; this comes from the coding sequence ATGTCGTTCAACTGGAAACATCAGATAATAACTATACTGCTCCTGCTGAGTGCTTGCGGCACTTTTGCACAATCGGCCGAAGGAGTTTATGATAAATACGTGGATTTTAACTTGGCCCGCTTTGAAGGTCGCACTAAAGATGCTTTTAAACTGGCTGCCGACATTAATGGCCATACCGAAGATTTACCTGACAAAAGCCGTATAGCTTTTTACAACAGTTTGGCTAAGTTATATGAGGATGACGACCAGTTTGACAAAGCTTTGCCTTTGTACGAGAAAGTGGCCGTTGCTGTACCTGACTATTATGTAGCACATCGCGCTTTAGGTTATTTGTATGTGCGCAAAGCAGATGTGGCTTTCGGTAATTTCCCGGCGTATAAACAGTGGGTAGAAAAAGCTTTGCCTCATTTAGAAAAGGCACAAGCCTGCGACCCCAGCGACGAAACGCTGATCCTAATTAAATCGCTTTACTTGAAAACTAAAAACACCACCCCTTTAACTACGCTAGATACCCGTTTAAAACAGTTAAGTAAAAGTTGTTTGGACGTTTTGAGTGATAATTAA
- a CDS encoding nuclear transport factor 2 family protein, with amino-acid sequence MTTAEKEHLIQSYINAYNSFDVDGMLKDLNDKVQFKNIAGNEVNMVLDGRTAFEAQAKQAMQLFQSRQQTVTTFQHEGDQTTCSISYNGILAVDLPAGLQKGTDLQLNGKSIFTFSHNKITVITDIG; translated from the coding sequence ATGACGACAGCAGAAAAGGAACATTTGATTCAAAGTTATATCAATGCCTATAATAGCTTTGATGTAGATGGTATGCTAAAAGATTTGAATGACAAGGTTCAGTTTAAAAACATAGCCGGTAACGAAGTTAATATGGTTCTTGATGGTCGTACCGCATTTGAAGCACAAGCTAAGCAGGCTATGCAGTTGTTTCAAAGCAGGCAACAAACTGTTACTACCTTTCAGCACGAAGGTGATCAAACTACTTGTTCAATTAGTTACAATGGCATTTTAGCTGTCGACTTACCCGCTGGCCTACAAAAGGGAACGGATTTGCAGCTAAATGGAAAATCCATTTTTACCTTTTCCCACAACAAGATTACTGTTATTACTGACATTGGTTAG
- the aroA gene encoding 3-phosphoshikimate 1-carboxyvinyltransferase, whose protein sequence is MSKNITVSRPNKTVKATIQLTGSKSECNRALVIEALSQGKVKVDNISDAADAVTLAGILRSQLVNENQESKIKNQEPVNNALALSTITQNTQQATEVNIGPAGTAMRFLTAYFALQPGEVLLTGTERMKQRPIGILVDALRQLGADITYAEKEGYPPLHIKGGFTQQTNQITIKGDISSQYITALLLVASRLANGLQLHIDGELTSRPYIEMTLSMLQQAGIQHTWTDNIISIAPQDFRETSIWVEPDWSAASYWYAVAALADEAELFLPGLTSYSLQGDSVITELMANFGITSQFKDGGVYLKKEPKPIVRKIFDLKSCPDLAQTLIVVCAALGHEATFTGLETLKIKETDRIKALQNELAKMGVELVEKGQVYKLNCSQKFIPDHITIQTYEDHRMAMAFAPLALVIPQVEIEDAQVVEKSYPAFWQDFKKAGFTIDTHV, encoded by the coding sequence ATGTCAAAAAACATTACGGTTAGCCGTCCGAATAAAACGGTAAAAGCTACCATTCAACTTACCGGCTCCAAAAGCGAATGTAACCGGGCATTGGTTATTGAAGCCCTAAGCCAAGGCAAAGTTAAAGTAGATAACATTTCGGATGCAGCTGATGCCGTAACACTGGCCGGTATATTAAGAAGCCAGCTTGTAAATGAGAATCAAGAGTCAAAAATCAAGAATCAAGAACCTGTAAACAATGCGTTAGCTTTATCCACAATAACTCAAAATACGCAACAAGCAACCGAAGTAAACATTGGTCCGGCGGGTACGGCTATGCGTTTTTTAACAGCTTACTTTGCTTTGCAACCGGGAGAAGTTCTTCTCACCGGCACTGAGCGAATGAAACAACGCCCCATAGGTATTTTGGTAGATGCTTTACGACAATTAGGTGCTGATATTACCTATGCTGAGAAAGAAGGCTATCCTCCCTTACACATCAAAGGTGGTTTTACACAGCAAACTAATCAAATTACCATTAAAGGCGACATTAGTAGCCAATATATAACAGCCCTATTGTTGGTTGCCAGCCGTTTGGCCAATGGCTTGCAACTGCATATTGATGGGGAGCTTACTTCACGCCCCTATATAGAAATGACGCTTAGCATGTTACAGCAAGCAGGCATACAACATACCTGGACAGATAACATCATTAGTATAGCACCTCAAGATTTTCGTGAAACCAGTATTTGGGTAGAACCTGATTGGAGCGCAGCTTCCTATTGGTATGCCGTAGCAGCACTGGCCGATGAAGCAGAATTGTTTTTACCAGGTCTTACCTCCTACAGTTTGCAGGGCGATAGCGTAATTACTGAACTAATGGCCAACTTTGGCATTACTTCACAGTTCAAAGATGGTGGCGTGTACCTGAAAAAAGAGCCTAAACCAATAGTTCGCAAAATATTTGATTTGAAGTCATGCCCTGATTTGGCTCAAACACTTATTGTTGTATGTGCCGCCTTAGGTCATGAAGCTACGTTTACCGGGTTGGAAACCTTAAAGATTAAAGAAACTGACCGCATTAAAGCTTTACAAAATGAGTTGGCTAAAATGGGGGTAGAACTGGTTGAAAAAGGCCAGGTTTATAAACTAAACTGCAGTCAGAAATTTATTCCAGACCATATTACCATTCAAACTTACGAAGACCACCGAATGGCTATGGCTTTTGCCCCGCTGGCGTTGGTAATTCCACAAGTGGAGATTGAAGATGCTCAGGTAGTAGAGAAATCCTACCCTGCTTTCTGGCAGGATTTTAAAAAAGCCGGATTTACAATTGACACACACGTCTAA
- a CDS encoding chorismate mutase: MKLDLKIQPLSSWITTKKEPLLIAGPCSAETEEQLVATAHLLAKTGRVTALRAGIWKPRTRPGEFEGIGSIGLEWLKRAKAETGLPTAVEVATGKHVEEALKAGVDIFWVGARSTVNPFTVQEIADALKGVDIPVMVKNPVNPDLSLWIGALERINNAGITKLAAIHRGFSSFEKTAFRNEPMWDLAINLKTHAPELPIINDPSHISGNRDLISYVAQKALDLDMQGLMIESHIDPSVAWTDAKQQVTPSALNDLMERLTLRKPEVANTEIKDKLAELRSKIDKIDDLVIQKMAERMQIVEQIGNYKKENGITILQVNRWDEILQNRTNYAKALGLGTDFTEKLLELIHAESIRKQTEIMNKSQGGAPVKESLTHA; encoded by the coding sequence ATGAAACTTGACCTGAAAATACAGCCCCTAAGCTCTTGGATAACTACTAAAAAAGAGCCTTTGTTAATTGCCGGTCCTTGCAGTGCCGAAACTGAAGAACAGTTAGTAGCTACGGCTCACCTGCTGGCTAAAACCGGCCGCGTAACAGCCCTGCGTGCTGGCATCTGGAAACCCCGCACTCGTCCCGGCGAATTTGAAGGTATTGGCAGTATTGGCCTGGAATGGTTAAAACGTGCTAAAGCAGAAACTGGTTTACCTACTGCTGTTGAAGTAGCTACTGGTAAACACGTCGAAGAAGCGCTGAAAGCTGGTGTGGATATTTTTTGGGTAGGTGCCCGCTCAACCGTTAACCCATTTACCGTTCAGGAAATTGCTGATGCTTTAAAAGGTGTAGATATTCCGGTAATGGTTAAAAACCCGGTAAATCCTGATTTATCTTTATGGATTGGAGCACTGGAACGTATTAACAATGCAGGTATTACCAAGCTGGCTGCTATTCACCGTGGTTTTTCTTCATTCGAAAAAACGGCTTTCCGTAACGAACCTATGTGGGATTTAGCTATCAACCTGAAAACCCATGCACCTGAGTTGCCTATTATTAATGACCCAAGCCATATTTCAGGTAATCGTGACCTGATTTCATACGTAGCTCAAAAAGCTTTGGATTTGGATATGCAAGGCTTAATGATTGAATCGCACATTGACCCATCAGTAGCTTGGACCGATGCCAAACAACAGGTAACTCCATCTGCATTAAACGACCTGATGGAACGTTTAACCTTGCGCAAGCCTGAAGTTGCTAACACCGAAATAAAAGATAAATTAGCCGAACTGCGTAGCAAGATTGACAAAATTGATGACTTGGTTATCCAGAAAATGGCTGAGCGTATGCAGATTGTAGAACAGATTGGTAACTACAAAAAAGAAAATGGCATTACCATTTTACAGGTAAACCGTTGGGACGAAATTTTGCAAAACCGTACCAACTATGCCAAAGCTTTAGGTTTAGGTACTGACTTTACCGAGAAGTTGTTGGAACTGATCCATGCAGAATCTATCCGCAAGCAAACTGAAATTATGAATAAAAGTCAAGGTGGTGCTCCAGTTAAAGAAAGCTTAACTCACGCTTAG
- a CDS encoding prephenate dehydratase: protein METAKPRVAIQGIRASFHEEAAFKYFGSDIQTIECNSFKQTFEALKNKQADYVVMAIENNIAGSILPNYSLLMSYNFPIVGEVYLPIQLHFLTLPGVKFEDIKFVISHPIALRQCVDFIDEYPQLKVVESNDTAACAKRVHDEQLTDTAAIANALAAKLYNLEVKERRIESNKKNFTRFLVLTSHENARQVKANKASLCFQVSNEVGSLAQVLNILAEQEINMSKIQSMPVLGRRNEYNFYVDVEWQQPQQYDRAIRQILKYTQNFNILGEYERYVEEIVNP from the coding sequence ATGGAAACAGCAAAGCCCAGGGTGGCCATACAAGGCATCCGCGCCTCTTTTCATGAAGAGGCGGCGTTCAAGTATTTTGGTTCTGACATTCAGACTATAGAATGTAACTCGTTTAAGCAAACCTTTGAGGCCCTGAAAAACAAGCAGGCTGATTATGTAGTAATGGCTATTGAAAACAACATTGCCGGTAGCATATTGCCTAATTACTCCCTGCTTATGAGCTATAACTTCCCTATTGTTGGCGAAGTTTATCTACCCATTCAACTGCACTTTTTAACGCTTCCGGGAGTAAAGTTTGAAGACATTAAATTCGTAATATCGCATCCTATTGCTTTGCGCCAATGCGTTGACTTTATTGACGAATATCCACAGTTGAAAGTAGTGGAGAGTAATGACACCGCAGCCTGCGCCAAACGTGTGCACGACGAACAATTAACCGATACTGCCGCTATTGCCAATGCGCTGGCTGCCAAACTTTACAATCTGGAAGTTAAAGAGCGACGCATTGAATCCAACAAAAAGAACTTTACTCGTTTCCTGGTGCTTACCAGCCATGAAAATGCCCGTCAGGTGAAGGCTAACAAAGCTTCATTATGCTTTCAGGTGAGTAATGAAGTTGGCTCCCTGGCTCAAGTACTCAATATACTGGCTGAGCAGGAAATTAATATGAGCAAAATACAATCTATGCCAGTATTGGGCCGCCGCAACGAATACAACTTTTATGTAGATGTAGAATGGCAACAACCTCAACAATATGACCGGGCTATCCGCCAAATATTAAAATACACTCAAAACTTCAACATACTAGGCGAATATGAACGGTATGTGGAAGAAATAGTAAATCCATAA
- the aroB gene encoding 3-dehydroquinate synthase: MNTINSIDYPVYFTDTLNQLVNFVEKGNYSRFFILTDEHTEKHCLPLLQDKLVHLNHQYDIIEVNAGEESKTIDFCAGIWKMLIDFGADRHSLLINLGGGVIGDMGGFAASTFKRGIDFVQVPTTLLSQVDASVGGKTGIDFDNLKNIIGTFTSPKAVFIEHSFLHTLPIRQILSGYAEMLKHGLIADASYWNELKGKGDDLGLPEAKLIYQSVAIKNNVVVTDPLEKGYRKCLNFGHTIGHAIETYSLNNDEQYLTHGEAVVIGMVCEAWLSHQKAGLSKGELDEITAVLTNLYPKYPLEESCHAVLHDLMKTDKKNEAGKINCTLLSKIGECSIDHICTEEELCDSLNYYARL; the protein is encoded by the coding sequence ATGAATACAATTAACAGCATAGATTACCCTGTATATTTTACTGACACGTTAAATCAACTTGTTAATTTTGTAGAAAAAGGCAATTACTCCCGCTTTTTTATTTTGACAGACGAGCACACCGAGAAACACTGCTTGCCTTTGCTGCAAGATAAGCTTGTACACTTAAACCATCAGTATGATATTATTGAGGTAAATGCCGGTGAAGAAAGCAAAACCATTGATTTTTGTGCCGGTATATGGAAAATGCTGATTGATTTTGGTGCCGACCGCCATAGCTTATTAATTAATTTGGGTGGTGGTGTAATTGGTGATATGGGCGGATTTGCAGCTTCTACCTTTAAACGTGGAATTGATTTTGTGCAAGTACCTACTACCCTACTCTCGCAGGTTGATGCTTCTGTTGGCGGCAAAACCGGGATTGATTTTGATAATTTAAAAAATATCATCGGCACATTCACTTCGCCCAAAGCGGTGTTTATTGAGCATAGCTTTTTACATACGCTACCTATCCGCCAAATTCTTTCTGGTTATGCCGAAATGTTGAAGCATGGCCTGATAGCCGATGCCAGCTACTGGAACGAACTGAAAGGCAAAGGCGACGACTTAGGCTTACCAGAAGCCAAGCTGATTTATCAATCTGTTGCTATTAAAAACAACGTAGTTGTAACTGATCCTTTAGAGAAAGGTTATCGTAAATGCCTGAACTTTGGCCATACTATAGGTCATGCGATTGAAACTTACTCCTTAAATAATGACGAACAGTATTTAACGCACGGCGAAGCTGTAGTAATTGGCATGGTATGCGAAGCTTGGTTATCACATCAAAAAGCCGGTTTAAGTAAAGGTGAATTAGATGAAATTACTGCGGTACTAACCAATTTATACCCCAAATACCCGTTGGAAGAATCATGCCATGCCGTACTGCATGATTTAATGAAGACCGATAAAAAGAACGAAGCAGGAAAAATAAACTGCACCTTGCTTAGTAAAATAGGCGAATGCAGCATTGACCATATTTGTACTGAAGAAGAGCTGTGCGACAGCTTGAATTATTATGCCAGGCTATAA
- a CDS encoding RNA-binding S4 domain-containing protein — MIKFEVNGDYILLIQLLKATGLVQTGGEAQIAVIEGKVKYNNQIDYRKRLKVKKGDTVEYQSKKIVVI, encoded by the coding sequence ATGATTAAATTTGAAGTAAACGGCGATTATATTTTATTAATACAGCTACTTAAAGCTACCGGGCTGGTACAAACAGGCGGCGAAGCTCAAATAGCAGTAATCGAAGGAAAGGTTAAATACAACAACCAAATTGATTATCGCAAACGTTTAAAGGTTAAAAAGGGCGACACGGTAGAATACCAGTCCAAAAAAATTGTGGTTATTTAA
- a CDS encoding proline dehydrogenase family protein codes for MPVNERNASAPVKANLSFEDTEIAFRHASNIDLKRAYWLFKVINNNFLVKIGPGITNFAMRLGLPIKGLIKATIFKQFCGGETIAECDATIKNLHSGGVGTILDYSVEGEDDEQVFDFTRDEIIRTIERATGDPAIPITVFKVTGVGRFGLLEKLDAGTTLTAAEQQEWQKVQDRVLAICEKAYKAGIPVMIDAEESWVQDTLDTLALDMMQRFNREKAIVYNTYQIYRHDKLTSLKSDFEVAQSGGFLLGAKLVRGAYMEKERRRAANQGYPSPIQPDKLSSDRDYNESLRFCVAHIDRIALVAGTHNEASCRLLADLLNQLNIPHNHPHIYFSQLLGMSDNLSFNLANAGYNVVKYVPYGPVKAVLPYLFRRAQENTAIAGQMSRELSLILKEKKRRKI; via the coding sequence ATGCCCGTAAATGAAAGAAACGCTTCTGCACCTGTCAAAGCAAATTTATCTTTTGAAGATACTGAAATAGCATTCCGCCATGCCTCCAACATTGATTTAAAACGCGCTTATTGGCTTTTTAAAGTAATTAATAATAACTTCTTAGTAAAAATTGGTCCTGGTATAACCAATTTTGCTATGAGACTAGGCTTACCTATTAAAGGTTTAATTAAGGCTACCATATTTAAACAGTTTTGCGGTGGCGAAACTATTGCTGAATGTGATGCGACTATCAAAAACCTGCATTCGGGTGGCGTAGGTACCATTCTAGATTATTCAGTAGAAGGGGAGGACGATGAGCAGGTATTTGACTTCACTCGTGATGAAATTATACGTACGATTGAACGCGCAACTGGTGATCCTGCCATACCCATTACGGTATTTAAAGTGACTGGTGTAGGTCGGTTCGGCTTACTGGAAAAACTGGATGCCGGAACCACTTTAACTGCTGCTGAGCAACAAGAATGGCAAAAAGTACAAGACCGTGTATTAGCTATTTGCGAAAAAGCCTATAAAGCTGGCATTCCGGTTATGATTGATGCTGAAGAAAGCTGGGTTCAGGATACTTTAGATACGCTGGCATTGGATATGATGCAACGCTTTAACCGCGAAAAAGCAATTGTATATAACACTTACCAGATTTACCGTCATGATAAACTGACTTCTTTAAAATCTGATTTTGAAGTAGCGCAAAGCGGTGGATTCTTACTGGGAGCAAAGCTGGTACGTGGCGCCTACATGGAAAAAGAACGTCGCCGGGCTGCCAACCAAGGTTACCCATCGCCTATACAACCTGATAAACTATCAAGTGATCGTGATTATAATGAGAGTTTGCGCTTTTGCGTAGCACATATCGATCGTATCGCTTTGGTAGCTGGCACACACAATGAAGCCAGTTGCCGGTTGCTGGCCGATTTACTTAACCAGTTGAATATACCACACAATCATCCGCACATCTATTTTTCACAATTGTTAGGGATGAGCGATAATTTGAGCTTTAACCTGGCTAATGCAGGTTACAATGTGGTTAAGTATGTGCCTTACGGACCAGTGAAAGCCGTATTGCCATATCTTTTCCGCCGTGCACAAGAAAATACAGCTATTGCTGGTCAGATGAGCCGCGAATTAAGTTTAATTCTGAAAGAGAAAAAGCGCAGAAAAATCTAA
- a CDS encoding HAD family hydrolase produces the protein MLNIKNIIFDYGNVIFSIDFARVQQSLEALGIPDVETFYGHRQQDAIFDAFDRGQITAAEFRSRIREKAGNPHLTDEQIDAAWNSILVGIAEGNHELLLKLKDKYRTFLLSNINEIHYNFIMQYLKEKFNFESNNHLFEKVYYSHFTGKRKPEKGIFELVLNENNLNSVETLFIDDSPQHLATAKELGLQTFLMTAPDTIQAFAEREHLI, from the coding sequence ATGTTGAACATTAAAAATATTATTTTCGATTACGGTAACGTAATCTTTAGCATTGATTTTGCTCGTGTGCAGCAATCCTTGGAGGCATTGGGCATTCCGGATGTGGAAACTTTTTATGGACACCGGCAACAAGATGCTATTTTCGATGCTTTTGACCGCGGACAAATCACAGCTGCTGAATTCCGTAGTCGCATACGCGAAAAAGCTGGCAATCCGCATTTAACCGATGAACAGATTGATGCTGCTTGGAACAGTATTTTAGTAGGTATAGCTGAAGGCAACCATGAGTTACTTCTAAAACTTAAAGACAAATACCGCACTTTCCTGTTAAGTAATATCAATGAGATTCATTACAATTTCATTATGCAGTATCTGAAAGAAAAATTCAATTTCGAAAGCAACAACCACTTGTTTGAGAAAGTGTATTATTCTCATTTCACTGGCAAACGCAAGCCCGAAAAAGGAATTTTTGAATTAGTTTTAAACGAGAACAACCTTAACTCAGTTGAAACTTTGTTTATTGATGATAGCCCACAACACTTGGCTACGGCTAAGGAACTGGGCCTTCAAACTTTTTTGATGACTGCCCCTGATACCATTCAGGCTTTTGCTGAACGCGAACACTTGATATAA